Proteins from a genomic interval of Diprion similis isolate iyDipSimi1 chromosome 10, iyDipSimi1.1, whole genome shotgun sequence:
- the LOC124411655 gene encoding uncharacterized protein LOC124411655 isoform X1: MKETEESETGYRKWHHDESTSIKETHTVAMTDSQLNNNNNNNNNNNNNNDGEPKYLHKKFKKMATTEAVPMESKRETASDSRIPGNRKEKDGGEDSAKEPAAKTEAVPEPEGEANEGRKSGYVCPYCKLSCAKPSVLQKHIRAHTNERPYPCVPCGFAFKTKSNLYKHCRSRAHALKMEGGDSSKVSEDSDISLSDSASNGTGTPPPPPSSTPSSVLSVKTVKTGKIYKPKFHTALNSVSHDAEASSVSSNSSTNSSSNSKPNAEQLQEHIDKIITANQAIVEAVDPLLHKLMQRQQSLVEPKYTEQPLNLSSAEENLARKRCYSESFAHEKDSNQPQNHHHHHHHHQQQQQQEASIIKELLLKSKAHQNCDGIDGENFVCPSCKIPYTSADNLDAHRRYYCKGSPSPRRPEFQLDLDRKDQEFEMKPDYYNTLQPLPSPGPLLGNTRLVDSYVPPTKQRSESAPTTLRSLEELSKYPRPNSLQMFGGEVRILNDTGETKTMRIEPRQTNSPGEQHSVNSKCATSETSSIVVRSGLHSGGTMVHKPPGTPASTPSGSISLPNTPKILAPIIPNISTPNIAPTISGYSYLEQNLNPLTNITAYNPLTLPQAGIASILHGGKIIPYVPGMPGPHTLSGTPSVDISVNVPSAEAEYKVIPGIPGLHVVTQPLDLASPVKIHTPNIPGIPGPHSNMQIPSPAQPLDLVSPAKELKLCFKAPSSDNLRPGLMSPKVPNLKVESTTDKFRSRVLSGDTHRSEHDRYNAKSGIKYNKSSIESPRERKEFSFDKSPCNTERTFTYPNGVDSMQKLRYSPKNFTESRKRPSSWASAEFEQGRSPSTESVRQSPVLFKYETMPHENGRTKLAALQLPGNVQQDVKTRTMQMENCGAMNGIKSKHESQIAPVITVNLDSSNTEVPSKPSHNDLLDNSRESKPVDSLHSPSVSNEEAGGIEEESNTNNKFLRPTSLPLKPGTFTPKRHHGITPTANTLPLISPETPRPRKSYGQLYLNGHAYTYLGLKCSTRVFYCTLNRPQPMYVTQQHTLSMYSNWKICKEAPPDLDMAHYDSRRRPTSYTTASKKHEDILTHSSQRPTTPASSDNNSENDTQEKAKRIKIFDGGFESNEDYIYVRGRGRGRYVCEECGIRCKKPSMLKKHIRTHTDVRPYTCKHCTFSFKTKGNLTKHMKSKAHYKKCVELGVVPVPTLVCDENIDKEAVARLAAGGGNGEESSEEEDETDGEESEESGSEEHDAVQGLLSLSQPSTHRLPGLLPTGRPTTYPYTLTFSQSTICTAVVTTTCSSAPLSSQAAAVIQSDLSHRYYFPSSRSVLEKSRTSVIIQSSKKSGNDTAEVEDDSSIHTTDSQTNFHQPMDLTTKQTLGPISSPISQRVKPADILTPVSEQLLMQTIFQTMERLPVQGREWKSEAKGHMLQAYLTERHVMDSKMKLQYRVGCSKPENNGTEKDNVQYLKQQDTIRSKNLDLNGVSTVTYTNPSKMQQAILESRIKSIYKQTQPEGMKIPYNDELYQNSVCLERRSFDAVDSAYKDKENAGRMAGETDGFDHRVGRGGSPIPTIYKGSLPGRSTPTLDRQSPRNLNAEMMNRNSSSIHGQVKSEIDRSSMFNAMKMMSEVERPRDSFTPSQDSMLPSRESRVQSSQSPRSHHQELRPPSRELRVTSSPSQEFKLPNQELRLPSQEYKPANHEPRISNSQEIFVASNANAEVRPPSREMRVPQTQDQQSRPNFEAKSSSVHDISRANSQEVQNKLQTAVEPRNSERTEIKQNVDMAKQNMAEGIKHSVARKMVVGGPGFRSPSPPGGSGKPQAEFLQPSNGPAPNYVSYSVTEDGRSVCGICNKVFSKPSQLRLHINIHYFERPFRCESCAVSFRTKGHLTKHERSVAHHNKVSMTSTFGAATTSNPRPFKCTDCKIAFRIHGHLAKHLRSKMHIMKLECLGKLPFGTYAEMERSGINLNDIDTSDCDNSLTSLQSLAQKLYEKDPSKMGQWDADLIPNQGASGGDTSSDEGEPIPMHSMHQYPSPIGMSESEVSRGYHMPILVSEELKPVGEIRHANPQFNQQRQADFGINERQHRPSRIPAPAPGDDSRTEESGQMYKCNICSVSIRSVAELQVHCFSEHNIEPESSASGDRNGSEGRDVSDNRNKRGITGDGLMGVIRDDHKKQKIVDDT; this comes from the exons AGACCCATACTGTGGCAATGACAGACTCGCAGttgaataacaacaataacaacaacaacaataataacaacaacaacgatggCGAACCTAAATACTTGCACAAGAAATTCAAGAAGATGGCGACGACAGAGGCGGTGCCGATGGAATCCAAGCGAGAAACAGCCTCGGATAGCCGGATCCCTGGTAATCGTAAGGAGAAAGATGGTGGAGAGGATTCGGCGAAGGAACCAGCAGCGAAGACTGAGGCTGTCCCCGAGCCTGAGGGGGAAGCCAACGAGGGCAGGAAGAGTGGATACGTATGCCCGTACTGCAAATTGTCCTGTGCCAAACCCAGCGTACTACAGAAACACATCAGGGCTCATACTAATGAGAGACCCTATCCATGCGTTCCTTGCGGGTTCGCCTTTAAGACCAAATCGAACCTCTATAAACACTGCAGATCTCGAGCTCATGCTCTTAAAATGGAAGGAGGCGACTCTAGCAAG GTTTCAGAAGATTCTGACATAAGCTTGTCGGACAGCGCGAGTAACGGAACTGGAACACCACCTCCTCCACCGTCGTCGACTCCAAGTTCAGTGTTGAGCGTGAAGACAGTGAAAACAGGTAAAATTTACAAGCCGAAATTTCACACGGCCTTGAACAGTGTGAGCCACGATGCAGAAGCGTCATCGGTTTCGTCAAACTCCTCGACGAATTCGTCGTCGAACTCGAAGCCGAACGCTGAACAGCTGCAGGAGCACATAGACAAAATAATAACAGCCAATCAGGCAATCGTCGAGGCGGTTGACCCGCTACTTCACAAGCTGATGCAGAGGCAGCAGAGTTTGGTGGAACCAAAGTACACTGAGCAACCGTTGAACCTCTCATCGGCGGAAGAAAACTTGGCGAGGAAGCGGTGCTACAGCGAAAGTTTCGCTCACGAGAAGGATAGTAACCAGCCGCagaatcatcatcatcaccaccaccaccatcagcagcagcagcagcaagaaGCGTCGATAATTAAAGAGCTTCTCTTGAAGTCTAaggcgcatcaaaactgcgatGGTATCGATGGCGAAAACTTTGTCTGCCCGTCGTGTAAGATCCCTTACACTAGCGCTGACAACCTTGACGCCCACAGGCGGTACTACTGCAAAGGATCGCCGAGTCCCAGGCGACCCGAGTTTCAGCTTGACCTCGACAGAAAGGACCAGGAGTTCGAGATGAAACCCGACTACTACAACACCCTCCAGCCGCTCCCATCGCCGGGTCCGCTACTTGGTAACACGAGACTGGTCGACTCCTACGTACCGCCAACGAAACAGAGATCTGAATCCGCGCCAACGACGCTGAGGTCGCTGGAGGAACTGTCCAAGTATCCGAGACCAAACTCGCTCCAGATGTTCGGCGGCGAAGTAAGGATACTCAACGACACCGGAGAGACCAAAACCATGAGGATAGAACCCCGTCAGACAAATTCCCCTGGGGAACAGCACTCGGTTAACAGCAAGTGCGCCACCTCGGAGACTTCCTCTATAGTGGTTAGGTCTGGACTTCACTCCGGCGGAACGATGGTCCACAAACCGCCTGGCACTCCGGCCAGCACACCGAGCGGTTCCATATCCCTGCCAAATACACCGAAGATATTGGCACCTATCATACCCAACATATCAACTCCTAACATAGCGCCGACGATATCCGGTTATAGTTATTTAGAGCAGAACCTCAACCCTCTGACAAACATCACTGCCTACAATCCGCTCACCTTGCCACAGGCTGGTATAGCCAGCATTTTACACGGCGGTAAGATCATACCTTACGTACCTGGTATGCCTGGTCCTCACACTTTGTCCGGAACACCGTCGGTCGACATATCCGTCAACGTACCCAGTGCTGAGGCCGAGTACAAGGTGATTCCCGGTATTCCCGGACTCCACGTCGTTACTCAGCCTCTGGATCTCGCTAGTCCCGTCAAAATTCATACACCCAACATTCCGGGTATACCTGGACCGCATTCCAACATGCAAATCCCGTCACCCGCCCAGCCTTTGGACCTCGTCAGTCCGGCCAAGGAGCTTAAACTCTGCTTCAAGGCTCCGAGTAGTGATAATTTGCGGCCTGGTTTGATGAGTCCGAAAGTTCCTAATCTCAAGGTTGAATCTACCACGGATAAGTTCAGGTCCAGAGTGCTCAGTGGCGATACGCATAGGTCGGAGCATGATCGTTATAACGCGAAATCTGGGATCAAGTACAATAAGAGTAGTATTGAGAGCCCAAGGGAGAGGAAGGAATTTTCGTTTGACAAAAGCCCGTGCAATACGGAAAGGACTTTCACATATCCAAACGGCGTTGATAGTATGCAAAAGCTTAGATACTcgccgaaaaattttaccgaaaGTAGAAAGAGGCCGAGTAGCTGGGCCAGTGCGGAATTTGAACAGGGCCGATCGCCTTCCACCGAGTCTGTGAGACAGAGTCCCGTGCTTTTCAAGTACGAAACTATGCCCCATGAAAACGGCCGTACGAAATTAGCGGCGTTACAATTGCCGGGAAATGTTCAACAGGATGTTAAGACAAGGACGATGCAAATGGAAAATTGTGGAGCGATGAACGGAATAAAGTCAAAACACGAGTCTCAAATTGCTCCGGTTATAACTGTCAATCTAGATTCTTCCAATACAGAAGTGCCAAGTAAACCTTCACATAATGATTTATTAGATAATAGTCGTGAAAGTAAACCAGTGGACAGTCTTCACTCACCAAGTGTCAGCAACGAAGAGGCGGGCGGAATTGAGGAGGAGAGTAACACCAACAATAAATTCCTGAGGCCGACTTCGCTGCCGCTTAAGCCTGGTACCTTTACTCCAAAACGGCACCACGGTATAACGCCAACGGCTAACACGTTGCCTCTGATCAGCCCGGAAACACCGAGGCCGAGGAAATCCTACGGTCAATTGTATTTGAACGGACATGCATACACCTACCTTGGGCTGAAATGTTCCACTCGGGTATTTTACTGCACGTTAAACAGGCCTCAGCCGATGTACGTCACTCAACAACACACTCTGTCCATGTACTCAAACTGGAAAATATGCAAGGAAGCTCCGCCCGACCTCGACATGGCCCATTATGACTCGAGGCGCCGGCCCACGAGCTACACCACGGCCTCGAAGAAACACGAAGACATTTTAACGCATTCCTCGCAAAGGCCTACGACCCCTGCAAGCTCGGACAATAACTCCGAAAATGATACTCAGGAAAAAGCTAAACGCATCAAGATATTCGATGGCGGTTTCGAGAGTAACGAAGATTACATTTACGTCAGAGGAAGAG GTCGAGGAAGGTACGTCTGTGAAGAATGTGGCATCAGATGCAAGAAACCATCGATGCTGAAGAAACATATCAGAACGCATACAGATGTCAGACCATATACCTGCAAGCACTGCACTTTTAG ttttaaaaCAAAGGGAAACCTGACAAAGCACATGAAGTCTAAAGCGCACTACAAAAAGTGCGTTGAACTCGGTGTAGTTCCAGTTCCAACGTTGGTGTGCGATGAGAACATCGACAAGGAGGCGGTTGCCCGATTGGCGGCGGGTGGAGGAAACGGTGAAGAATCCTCGGAAGAGGAGGACGAGACTGACGGTGAGGAGAGCGAGGAATCCGGAAGTGAAGAGCATGACGCTGTTCAGGGATTGCTGAGCTTGTCTCAGCCCAGCACACACAGACTGCCGGGGCTGCTTCCAACAGGCAGGCCAACGACATATCCGTACACCCTGACCTTTTCCCAGAGTACAATTTGCACGGCGGTCGTAACGACGACGTGCAGTTCAGCACCACTGAGTAGCCAAGCCGCGGCTGTGATACAGAGTGATTTGTCCCACCGCTATTACTTCCCTTCGAGTCGTTCGGTACTCGAGAAATCAAGGACCAGTGTGATAATACAGTCTTCCAAAAAGTCCGGCAACGATACGGCGGAGGTAGAGGATGATTCATCGATTCACACTACCGATTCACAGACCAATTTTCACCAGCCCATGGACCTCACGACCAAACAAACACTCGGCCCGATCAGCTCTCCAATTTCTCAACGAGTCAAGCCTGCCGATATCCTGACTCCGGTCTCCGAGCAGCTTTTGATGCAGACGATATTCCAGACCATGGAAAGACTTCCGGTGCAAGGTAGGGAGTGGAAATCCGAGGCCAAAGGACACATGTTGCAGGCGTATCTTACCGAGAGACACGTGATGGACAGTAAAATGAAGCTGCAGTATCGAGTCGGCTGTTCAAAGCCGGAGAACAACGGCACGGAGAAGGATAATGTACAATACTTGAAACAGCAGGACACAATTAGATCGAAGAATTTAGATCTGAACGGGGTGTCCACTGTGACTTACACGAACCCCAGCAAGATGCAGCAGGCCATACTAGAGTCGAGAATTAAGAGTATCTATAAGCAGACGCAGCCGGAGGGTATGAAAATTCCTTACAATGACGAGCTCTACCAAAACAGCGTTTGCCTTGAGAGGCGGTCTTTCGACGCGGTCGATTCGGCCTATAAGGATAAGGAGAATGCGGGCCGGATGGCGGGCGAAACTGACGGTTTTGACCACCGAGTCGGAAGAGGCGGAAGCCCCATTCCGACCATTTACAAAGGCAGCTTGCCGGGGCGAAGCACACCAACCCTGGACCGTCAATCGCCTCGAAACTTGAACGCGGAGATGATGAACCGAAACTCGTCGTCAATTCACGGTCAGGTAAAGAGCGAGATAGACAGAAGCTCGATGTTCAACGCCATGAAAATGATGAGTGAGGTGGAGAGGCCTAGAGACAGCTTTACTCCTAGCCAGGACTCAATGCTCCCGAGTCGAGAATCCAGGGTTCAGAGTAGCCAGAGCCCAAGATCTCATCATCAGGAATTGCGGCCGCCGAGTCGAGAGCTTCGCGTCACTTCTTCGCCTAGTCAAGAGTTTAAGCTGCCAAATCAAGAGCTTAGACTACCTAGTCAAGAGTACAAGCCGGCTAATCACGAGCCGAGGATTTCCAACAGCCAGGAAATTTTCGTGGCGTCTAATGCGAACGCGGAGGTCAGACCAccgagcagagaaatgagggtaCCTCAGACCCAAGACCAACAGTCCAGGCCGAATTTCGAGGCGAAATCTTCTTCGGTGCACGATATTTCCAGGGCTAATTCGCAGGAGGTGCAAAACAAGTTGCAAACAGCTGTTGAGCCGAGGAATTCTGAGCGTACAGAGATTAAGCAGAACGTTGATATGGCCAAGCAGAATATGGCCGAAGGTATCAAGCACTCTGTAGCCCGGAAAATGGTCGTTGGTGGACCTGGATTTAGATCTCCGTCTCCGCCAGGTGGAAGTGGGAAACCTCAGGCTGAATTTTTGCAGCCATCAAATGGACCTGCCCCAAATTACGTGAG TTACAGCGTGACTGAAGATGGTAGAAGCGTGTGTGGAATCTGCAACAAAGTGTTCAGCAAACCGAGTCAGCTCAGGCTACATATCAATATTCACTATTTTGAGCGGCCCTTCAGATGCGAGAGCTGCGCTGTATCGTTCAGGACCAAAGGCCACCTCACAAAGCACGAACGCTCGGTTGCTCACCATAATAAA GTAAGCATGACGTCCACTTTTGGCGCTGCTACAACGAGCAATCCTCGACCCTTCAAGTGTACCGACTGCAAGATCGCTTTCAGGATACACGGACACCTTGCTAAGCATTTGCGAAGTAAAATGCACATCATGAAGTTAGAGTGCCTGGGAAAATTGCCGTTCGGTACTTACGCGGAAATGGAAAGATCCGGCATTAATCTAAACGATATTGATACTAGTGACTGTGATAATAGTTTAACTAGTCTGCAG AGCTTGGCGCAGAAGCTCTATGAGAAGGATCCGAGTAAAATGGGTCAGTGGGACGCGGATTTGATTCCAAACCAAGGTGCAAGTGGAGGAGACACCTCATCCGACGAGGGTGAACCGATCCCCATGCATTCGATGCACCAATATCCATCTCCAATAGGTATGTCGGAGAGCGAAGTATCGCGGGGATATCACATGCCGATACTAGTTAGTGAGGAGTTGAAGCCGGTTGGCGAAATTCGGCACGCAAATCCACAGTTCAATCAGCAGCGGCAGGCTGACTTCGGGATTAACGAGAGGCAGCATCGACCATCGCGAATTCCAGCTCCAGCTCCCGGCGACGACTCCAGGACCGAAGAATCTGGGCAAATGTATAAGTGCAACATTTGCTCGGTGTCAATTCGGTCCGTCGCCGAATTGCAGGTTCACTGCTTTAGCGAGCACAATATCGAACCGGAATCATCTGCTAGTGGTGATCGGAATGGCAGCGAGGGCAGGGATGTCAGTGATAATCGTAACAAAAGAGGAATCACCGGAGATGGGCTGATGGGTGTTATTAGGGACGATCATAAGAAACAGAAGATTGTTGATGATACATAG